One Glycine max cultivar Williams 82 chromosome 3, Glycine_max_v4.0, whole genome shotgun sequence DNA window includes the following coding sequences:
- the LOC100499665 gene encoding 40S ribosomal protein S14-like, which translates to MSRRKVREPKEENVTLGPAVRDGEHVFGVARIFASFNDTFIHVTDLSGRETLVRITGGMKVKADRDESSPYAAMLAAQDVAARCKELGITALHIKLRATGGNKTKTPGPGAQSALRALARSGMKIGRIEDVTPIPSDSTRRKSGRRGRRL; encoded by the exons ATG TCGAGAAGAAAGGTTAGAGAGCCAAAAGAAGAAAACGTGACTCTGGGCCCAGCTGTTAGAGATGGCGAACATGTCTTTGGCGTCGCTCGCATCTTTGCCTCCTTCAATGATACCTTCATT CATGTCACTGATCTGTCCGGGAGGGAAACACTTGTACGCATCACAG GTGGAATGAAGGTTAAGGCTGACAGGGATGAATCGTCTCCCTATGCTGCTATGCTTGCTGCACAGGACGTTGCTGCCAGATGCAAG GAACTGGGCATAACTGCTCTTCATATCAAGCTCCGTGCGACGGGTGGAAACAAGACAAAAACACCTGGTCCTGGTGCTCAATCAGCTCTTCGTGCCCTTGCTCGCTCTGGAATGAAAATTGGCCGCATAG AGGATGTGACCCCCATTCCTTCCGATAGCACACGTAGAAAGAGTGGTAGAAGGGGTAGAAGGCTTTAA
- the LOC100499665 gene encoding 40S ribosomal protein S14-like isoform X1 — MSRRKVREPKEENVTLGPAVRDGEHVFGVARIFASFNDTFIHVTDLSGRETLVRITGGMKVKADRDESSPYAAMLAAQDVAARCKYHWSIVLISCFSDFVQVMLCEIIVVYVVIFCEVVKLNALFQIIVEQELGITALHIKLRATGGNKTKTPGPGAQSALRALARSGMKIGRIEDVTPIPSDSTRRKSGRRGRRL; from the exons ATG TCGAGAAGAAAGGTTAGAGAGCCAAAAGAAGAAAACGTGACTCTGGGCCCAGCTGTTAGAGATGGCGAACATGTCTTTGGCGTCGCTCGCATCTTTGCCTCCTTCAATGATACCTTCATT CATGTCACTGATCTGTCCGGGAGGGAAACACTTGTACGCATCACAG GTGGAATGAAGGTTAAGGCTGACAGGGATGAATCGTCTCCCTATGCTGCTATGCTTGCTGCACAGGACGTTGCTGCCAGATGCAAG TATCACTGGTCAATTGTTCTGATTAGCTGTTTCAGTGATTTTGTTCAGGTCATGCTATGTGAAATCATTGTAGTATATGTTGTTATTTTCTGTGAAGTTGTCAAGCTTAATGCACTGTTTCAAATTATTGTGGAGCAGGAACTGGGCATAACTGCTCTTCATATCAAGCTCCGTGCGACGGGTGGAAACAAGACAAAAACACCTGGTCCTGGTGCTCAATCAGCTCTTCGTGCCCTTGCTCGCTCTGGAATGAAAATTGGCCGCATAG AGGATGTGACCCCCATTCCTTCCGATAGCACACGTAGAAAGAGTGGTAGAAGGGGTAGAAGGCTTTAA